In a genomic window of Methanosarcina horonobensis HB-1 = JCM 15518:
- a CDS encoding NACHT domain-containing protein yields MSRDAHIKYSPQEIFQRIDLKKSLSKTAAQENDEELTRKRIKISDFTFYLKNVRDTFQNWQIPSEFHLGDDFDFQQYPPDKLLRFQNYDPNDNSFSNIKDRKIHSLTDIFQQYPPDKLLRFQNYDPNDNSFSNIKDREIYSLSDIEEKVKSKNKIFIGNSGIGKTTLLKYLTWIKSNECLKYQNTLIPVYIQLKNFGLNNSLQSLILYSFAEKGLNISEVQFRDYLSKNEFIFLFDAYDEVQEEYIEDLQHEMVQFFDICKQKSHKIIITSRNIRIPRLSSSSRFYVCPLDESQIQELSRQYLDNDYSKFCYQIQIKGLQKESQNTLLLTLMIIIYKKYDLIPTLRTKIIKKVVENIENWELNKPQRFKPVLSWEIKIDILSELALESAKKHETLSLTKEETNEIMFPIIEHYERSREIPSRIERKSLINNLISTGFIYENINGISFWHTAFLEYFASKSLAEKYVENPAIIEEIKARLWWKFIIIGAAGFLKDSTTYIESVLKTNLYLASSCLLESKFVDCDLVNKIKSELTANCESSIYEVRQRGIYFLSKIEEEYPSGLLFKILDKNPYSDIKQIALEEVAKNKTEKAKKIVCSFIDWKEKVTFVEQTTTQGSVAKALSNFGEDEHLMIIDIWKKNTDIFTSSACREAFIDIVRRNQLTEKVKEKLYNFYLEPREQPFLVDKSDLAKVIIEIGNVTFVPKLIQNLKHITDEEKEYEFLWESEGILASFESNDVIEQLISYAIDKNQSNILRGYCTGALSKSKGKVDILIFKTLAEDDNLLVRRNAIHGLRKYPALEVKEILFRHINDEDGWIQHEIIEILGEKGLLIELVENNRLPIKFYNITVEAYLKQIMKYSLYKLIPTLNELSSIVKDNNRLQIQIAETYCYLSEEGKAKKIIENFYDGDKFIADDNILYDMINIAPSFDLPYSLELINQVLKSVNTLEKKYTYEYWCSEALGKIGGIDSVEYLKKIVEKYGSEKDGILIERVFRSLNPLVSTKDEDWYINFLKLHTDISDTDLNRVIEGLGGIGTDKSIKIIREIAQSYKDNKYILNVCFRSYENIMFSSGKFTNVKDEDLFL; encoded by the coding sequence TTGTCAAGAGATGCTCATATAAAATATTCTCCACAGGAAATATTCCAAAGAATTGATTTGAAAAAATCTCTTAGCAAAACTGCTGCACAAGAAAATGATGAGGAATTAACTCGAAAAAGGATAAAAATATCTGATTTCACATTCTATTTGAAGAATGTTCGTGATACATTTCAAAATTGGCAAATTCCTAGTGAGTTCCATTTAGGAGACGATTTTGATTTTCAGCAGTATCCACCTGATAAATTGTTAAGATTTCAAAATTATGATCCAAACGATAACTCTTTCTCGAATATAAAAGATCGCAAAATACATTCATTGACAGATATTTTTCAACAGTATCCGCCTGATAAATTGTTAAGATTTCAAAATTATGATCCAAATGATAACTCTTTCTCGAATATAAAAGATCGAGAAATATATTCATTGTCAGATATTGAAGAGAAAGTAAAGTCCAAAAACAAGATATTTATTGGAAATTCGGGGATTGGAAAAACAACTCTTCTAAAATATTTAACTTGGATTAAGAGTAATGAATGCCTAAAATACCAAAATACTTTAATTCCCGTGTATATCCAGCTGAAAAATTTTGGCTTAAATAACTCTCTTCAAAGTCTTATACTCTATTCTTTTGCCGAGAAAGGTCTAAATATTTCTGAAGTGCAATTTCGTGATTACCTTAGCAAAAATGAGTTTATCTTTCTTTTTGATGCATATGATGAAGTTCAAGAAGAATACATTGAAGACCTACAACATGAAATGGTGCAATTTTTTGATATTTGTAAACAAAAAAGCCATAAAATTATAATCACCTCCCGTAATATCCGAATCCCACGTCTCTCCTCATCTTCTCGATTTTATGTATGCCCTTTAGATGAGTCTCAAATTCAGGAATTATCCAGGCAATATCTCGATAATGATTATTCTAAATTTTGTTACCAAATACAAATAAAAGGTTTACAAAAGGAATCTCAAAACACACTACTTCTTACATTGATGATTATCATTTACAAAAAATATGATCTTATACCTACCTTAAGAACTAAAATCATAAAAAAAGTAGTTGAAAATATTGAAAATTGGGAACTAAATAAACCCCAAAGATTCAAACCTGTTCTTTCTTGGGAAATAAAAATAGATATTTTGAGTGAGTTAGCGCTTGAATCTGCAAAAAAACATGAGACCCTCTCTTTAACAAAAGAAGAAACAAATGAAATAATGTTTCCAATAATCGAACATTATGAACGGAGTAGAGAAATTCCTTCTAGAATTGAGAGGAAAAGCTTGATAAATAATTTAATTAGTACAGGCTTTATTTATGAAAATATTAATGGAATATCTTTTTGGCATACAGCTTTTCTTGAATATTTCGCCTCTAAATCACTAGCTGAAAAATATGTTGAGAACCCAGCTATCATAGAAGAAATTAAAGCAAGGTTATGGTGGAAATTTATTATTATTGGAGCTGCTGGATTTCTGAAAGACTCAACTACATATATTGAAAGTGTTTTGAAGACAAATTTATATCTTGCTTCGTCTTGTCTGCTTGAATCGAAATTTGTAGACTGCGACTTAGTAAATAAAATAAAGTCAGAATTAACAGCAAACTGTGAATCTTCCATATATGAAGTTAGACAGCGTGGGATTTATTTCCTTTCAAAAATTGAGGAAGAGTATCCATCTGGTCTTCTTTTTAAGATATTAGATAAGAATCCTTATTCTGATATTAAACAGATAGCTTTGGAAGAGGTTGCGAAAAATAAAACTGAGAAAGCAAAAAAGATCGTTTGTAGTTTTATTGATTGGAAAGAGAAAGTAACATTTGTTGAACAAACAACTACACAAGGAAGTGTTGCAAAAGCTCTGTCAAATTTTGGTGAAGATGAACATCTAATGATTATTGATATTTGGAAAAAGAATACGGATATATTCACTTCTTCCGCATGCAGAGAAGCTTTTATTGACATTGTAAGAAGAAATCAATTAACTGAGAAAGTAAAAGAAAAATTGTATAATTTTTATCTGGAACCACGTGAACAACCTTTTTTAGTTGATAAAAGTGATCTTGCTAAAGTGATAATTGAGATTGGTAACGTAACTTTTGTTCCAAAATTGATCCAAAATCTAAAACATATTACCGATGAAGAAAAAGAATATGAATTCCTCTGGGAATCTGAAGGGATATTAGCAAGCTTTGAATCCAACGATGTAATAGAACAGTTAATCTCATATGCCATTGACAAAAACCAGTCAAACATTCTGAGAGGATACTGCACTGGAGCATTGAGTAAAAGCAAGGGTAAGGTGGATATTCTTATTTTCAAAACCTTAGCTGAGGATGATAATCTACTTGTCAGGAGAAATGCTATACATGGTCTAAGAAAATATCCCGCCTTAGAAGTAAAAGAGATTTTATTTAGACACATAAACGACGAAGACGGCTGGATTCAACATGAGATTATTGAGATCTTAGGAGAAAAAGGACTACTAATTGAACTAGTTGAAAATAATCGGCTTCCTATTAAATTCTATAATATTACTGTAGAAGCATACTTAAAACAAATTATGAAATATTCTCTATATAAGCTAATACCTACACTCAATGAGTTAAGCAGTATTGTCAAAGATAATAACAGATTGCAAATACAAATTGCAGAAACATATTGCTACCTCTCTGAAGAAGGTAAGGCAAAAAAGATTATAGAGAATTTTTATGATGGGGACAAATTCATCGCTGACGATAATATCTTGTATGACATGATAAATATTGCACCTAGCTTTGATTTACCCTATTCTCTCGAATTAATCAACCAGGTTTTAAAATCGGTTAATACCCTTGAGAAAAAGTATACATACGAATACTGGTGTAGTGAAGCTCTAGGCAAAATTGGTGGCATTGATTCTGTTGAGTATTTAAAGAAAATTGTTGAAAAATATGGATCTGAAAAAGACGGAATATTAATTGAACGTGTATTTAGATCTCTAAATCCTCTTGTATCTACTAAAGACGAAGATTGGTATATTAATTTCCTTAAATTGCACACCGATATTAGTGACACTGATCTTAATAGAGTGATCGAGGGGTTAGGTGGAATCGGTACTGATAAATCCATTAAGATAATTAGAGAAATTGCGCAATCATATAAGGATAATAAATATATACTGAATGTTTGTTTTAGAAGTTATGAAAACATTATGTTTTCTTCTGGAAAATTCACAAATGTTAAAGATGAAGATCTATTTTTATAA
- a CDS encoding dihydrofolate reductase family protein: MRKIVVLTFITLDGIMQAPGGPEEDTSGGFRYGGWTVPYFDEFLGKIMDEQMNKPFDLLLGRKTYEIFASYWPHHTDEWPGINKATKYVASHGDMRFTWDKSVLLQGDVIEAIKKLKAQDGPDLQVYGSGNLVQTLLKHDLVDELWLKIFPITLGSGKRLFAEGTIPAAFKLIDSKVSTSGVIIASYERAGDVKTGSF, translated from the coding sequence ATGAGAAAAATCGTTGTTCTAACTTTTATAACACTCGATGGTATTATGCAGGCTCCCGGCGGACCCGAAGAAGATACTTCGGGAGGTTTCAGATATGGGGGTTGGACTGTTCCTTATTTTGATGAGTTTTTAGGTAAGATCATGGACGAGCAGATGAACAAGCCGTTTGACTTGCTACTTGGCAGAAAAACGTATGAGATATTCGCTTCCTATTGGCCGCATCATACAGACGAGTGGCCTGGGATTAACAAAGCAACAAAATATGTCGCTTCACATGGGGATATGCGATTTACATGGGATAAATCGGTTTTGTTGCAAGGTGATGTGATCGAGGCAATAAAAAAACTTAAGGCACAGGATGGACCTGACTTACAGGTTTACGGCAGCGGCAATCTCGTCCAAACGCTTTTAAAACACGATCTTGTCGATGAATTATGGCTTAAAATATTTCCCATAACACTCGGCTCGGGAAAGCGCTTATTTGCCGAAGGAACGATCCCAGCGGCTTTCAAGTTAATCGATAGTAAGGTGTCGACGAGCGGAGTCATTATCGCCAGTTATGAACGTGCAGGCGATGTTAAGACGGGATCGTTTTGA
- a CDS encoding type II toxin-antitoxin system VapC family toxin → MKFFVDTSIFVDCLRKEVIPSSRSFLERIGNEYSGYTSSITAAELSVGAHLSRSQDALEKTLELLNIVEVIALDSRIAIDAGKIYADLIRSGKRIELNDCLIAATALSLGINRIVTRNKKYFIRIEDIEAVTPEETGVDLD, encoded by the coding sequence ATGAAATTTTTTGTAGACACATCGATATTCGTTGATTGCCTTCGAAAAGAGGTCATTCCGTCTTCCAGAAGCTTTCTAGAACGCATCGGAAATGAATATTCAGGCTATACATCATCAATTACCGCTGCCGAACTGAGTGTTGGCGCTCACCTTTCAAGATCCCAAGATGCTCTTGAAAAAACACTTGAACTACTTAATATTGTAGAAGTAATAGCTCTTGATTCGAGAATAGCAATAGATGCAGGAAAAATTTATGCTGATCTCATCAGAAGCGGAAAAAGAATTGAGTTAAATGACTGCCTGATTGCAGCAACAGCCCTTTCTCTGGGCATAAATAGAATAGTAACCAGAAACAAAAAATATTTCATTCGAATAGAAGATATTGAAGCGGTAACTCCTGAAGAGACCGGAGTCGACCTTGATTAA
- a CDS encoding type II toxin-antitoxin system HicB family antitoxin yields MRQFLVAITKEDNFFIARCPELNVTSQGETLEEAEENIKEAIELYIERFGTEDLSQQVSKPYLTLVEVSNV; encoded by the coding sequence ATGCGACAATTTCTTGTAGCTATAACAAAAGAAGATAACTTCTTTATTGCAAGATGTCCTGAGCTCAATGTGACTTCTCAGGGTGAAACCCTTGAAGAAGCCGAAGAAAATATTAAAGAAGCTATAGAATTGTACATTGAGAGATTCGGGACTGAAGACCTTTCGCAACAAGTTTCCAAACCTTACCTGACTCTAGTGGAAGTTTCCAATGTCTAA
- a CDS encoding DUF433 domain-containing protein, with amino-acid sequence MNWRERIVIDPSVLTGKPIIKGTRLAVEFIIDLLAHDWTESEILRSYPGLAHEDIQACLMYVSDLLRTERVYPAEISQEVD; translated from the coding sequence ATGAACTGGAGAGAACGTATTGTTATTGACCCCTCAGTCCTTACAGGCAAGCCCATTATAAAAGGTACACGCCTTGCAGTAGAGTTCATTATCGACCTTCTGGCTCATGACTGGACTGAGTCAGAAATCCTTCGGAGCTACCCCGGCCTGGCTCATGAAGATATTCAAGCGTGCCTGATGTATGTGAGCGATTTACTCAGGACAGAAAGGGTTTATCCTGCTGAGATTTCTCAGGAAGTAGACTGA
- a CDS encoding MFS transporter yields MLGVIARSFPGELAPSLIPTATQFGYATGLLLLVPLGDLMERSRLIVSQFLVLALSLLFAAIASTGWALLGASLLIGFSASVTQQIIPAAASLASDNHRGSAVGSVMSGLLSGMLLSRILAGSIATNYGWRAMFWLAIPLVLIGATAMALVLPLNRPATSMKYGSLLRSLLQLWRSEPGLRRATFIQGLLFAVFSAFWTILALHLEQPPFHYGADVAGLFGIIGVVGVLAAPVAGRLADRRGPGQVVSTGAFATLLAWLVLAGWNSLAGLVFGVMLLDFGMQSAIVANPKVIYGLKPQARNRVNSLFTVGMFIGGSLGSGGAMLAWKVAGWQGVAISAIAVALTASLASLLLQHNDS; encoded by the coding sequence ATGCTGGGAGTTATCGCACGCTCTTTTCCCGGTGAATTAGCTCCCAGCCTTATTCCTACTGCTACCCAATTCGGTTATGCAACCGGTTTGCTGCTTCTGGTGCCCCTGGGAGATCTGATGGAACGCAGCCGGCTCATTGTGTCGCAGTTCCTTGTTCTGGCTTTATCATTGCTTTTTGCAGCAATTGCATCTACCGGTTGGGCCCTCCTGGGTGCCTCACTTCTCATTGGCTTCAGCGCCTCAGTTACGCAGCAGATAATACCGGCTGCCGCATCGCTGGCTTCTGATAACCACAGGGGTTCAGCCGTCGGCAGCGTTATGAGCGGATTGCTGAGCGGCATGCTTTTGAGCCGGATTCTGGCAGGTTCCATCGCTACTAATTACGGCTGGAGAGCCATGTTCTGGCTTGCCATTCCCCTGGTTCTTATCGGCGCGACAGCAATGGCACTTGTATTGCCGTTAAATCGGCCCGCGACTTCAATGAAGTACGGGTCGCTGCTTCGTTCACTCCTGCAACTCTGGCGCAGTGAGCCCGGACTACGTCGAGCTACCTTCATACAGGGATTGCTCTTCGCCGTGTTCAGCGCCTTCTGGACGATCCTCGCGCTGCATCTCGAACAGCCTCCTTTCCACTATGGCGCCGATGTCGCAGGACTTTTTGGTATTATCGGGGTGGTTGGAGTGCTTGCCGCTCCCGTAGCCGGACGCCTGGCCGACCGCCGGGGCCCAGGCCAGGTTGTTTCTACAGGTGCGTTTGCCACTTTGCTAGCCTGGCTGGTACTTGCAGGCTGGAATTCCCTTGCCGGACTGGTCTTTGGGGTCATGCTTCTGGATTTCGGGATGCAGAGCGCCATAGTTGCCAACCCGAAGGTAATTTACGGGCTCAAGCCGCAAGCACGCAACCGGGTGAATAGTTTGTTCACGGTAGGGATGTTTATCGGCGGCAGCCTGGGGTCAGGAGGTGCAATGCTTGCCTGGAAGGTAGCAGGCTGGCAGGGGGTTGCCATTTCTGCCATTGCTGTAGCACTTACAGCCTCCCTGGCGTCACTTTTGCTTCAGCATAACGATTCGTGA
- a CDS encoding SHOCT domain-containing protein translates to MIGSTEVILFGRLIFRILVIATAFILIKDYVNRNKTGSEGKSALDILKEKYARGEITKDKFEETKKKMRSITLLCYSVLIAFLLCLTYLFFNGLIGTSEADLFKDIILVLIVLVNYLGRGLLNDG, encoded by the coding sequence ATGATAGGCTCAACAGAAGTTATCCTGTTTGGAAGGCTTATTTTCCGGATTCTAGTAATTGCAACAGCATTTATATTAATCAAAGATTATGTTAATCGGAACAAGACTGGCAGTGAAGGGAAATCTGCGCTGGATATCTTAAAAGAAAAATATGCTAGAGGTGAAATCACAAAAGATAAATTCGAAGAAACAAAAAAGAAGATGAGATCAATTACTTTACTATGCTACTCAGTTTTAATTGCTTTCTTGCTATGTTTAACATATTTATTTTTTAATGGGCTTATTGGCACAAGTGAAGCGGACCTCTTTAAAGATATTATTCTAGTACTAATTGTGCTTGTTAATTATTTAGGTCGTGGATTATTAAATGATGGGTAA
- a CDS encoding YkgJ family cysteine cluster protein — protein MDKRQRSEKYDWLSSKTQSILKHYSCPELCNASCCKNHIIDFHRKEYEKILKNIDKESANILKSNAIKSELEGCYKAIVGQCPLLINLKCRIYDNRPQACRNFPFVIFPDAEAGFGLTLLLCPMSVNIVQDYAQWYKSVNSTMYNQLNALYEQYKNIDKNNDFCIQMKEHNLDSFIEFLEKK, from the coding sequence ATGGATAAAAGACAACGTTCTGAAAAATATGACTGGTTAAGCTCAAAAACTCAAAGCATACTTAAACATTATAGCTGTCCTGAATTATGTAATGCGAGTTGCTGCAAAAATCATATTATTGATTTTCATAGAAAAGAGTATGAGAAAATCTTAAAAAATATAGATAAAGAAAGTGCGAATATTTTAAAATCGAATGCGATAAAATCAGAGTTGGAAGGATGTTATAAAGCAATAGTCGGGCAGTGCCCGTTATTGATAAACTTAAAATGCAGAATATACGATAATAGGCCGCAAGCATGTAGAAATTTTCCTTTTGTAATTTTTCCTGATGCGGAAGCAGGGTTCGGTTTAACGCTGTTATTGTGTCCGATGTCTGTTAACATAGTTCAAGATTATGCACAGTGGTATAAATCGGTAAACTCAACAATGTATAATCAATTAAATGCCTTGTACGAACAGTATAAAAACATAGACAAAAATAATGATTTTTGTATTCAAATGAAAGAGCATAACTTAGATTCTTTCATAGAATTTCTTGAAAAGAAGTAA
- the nagA gene encoding N-acetylglucosamine-6-phosphate deacetylase — MKYALVNCNIYTGNEIICNEAIIIENNYIKSLVDVSKVPSDIDFIDLGGLSVAPGFIDLQVNGGGGYFFTDNPTEEAVSAIFEAHKEFGTTNFLPTIISTSYENIVKAIDTVGKCLSNNKYGILGLHIEGPYLNDTKAGVHNKKLIRSIRDEEFYNLIEKGTNIIKLITLAPENVDKRYIRMCINSGIRISAGHSDSTYEQASEAFKIGVSSVTHIFNAMSQLGSREPGLVGAALENDDVWASVIVDGVHVHFSSVKICKRVKPLNKLFLITDAMPPVGKPEDTFKVGDLEIFCKEGKCITKDGILAGSSLDMATAVRNCVQRIGIPIDEALRMASTYPAEFLGINNLLGRIKPNFIANLTIFDNQLHVRGTVVNGKYEATIRVKA; from the coding sequence ATGAAGTATGCGCTAGTAAACTGTAATATTTACACTGGAAATGAAATAATTTGTAATGAAGCAATCATAATTGAAAATAACTATATTAAGAGTTTAGTCGATGTATCAAAAGTTCCATCTGATATAGATTTTATTGATCTGGGCGGACTTTCAGTTGCACCGGGATTCATAGACTTGCAAGTAAACGGTGGTGGCGGTTATTTTTTTACTGACAATCCTACCGAAGAAGCAGTTTCCGCTATTTTTGAAGCACACAAAGAGTTCGGGACTACAAATTTTTTACCTACAATAATTTCCACGTCCTATGAAAATATTGTAAAAGCAATCGATACTGTTGGAAAATGTTTATCTAACAATAAGTATGGGATATTAGGATTACATATTGAAGGACCTTACTTAAATGATACGAAAGCAGGCGTGCACAATAAAAAGTTAATCAGGTCAATCCGGGACGAAGAATTCTATAATTTGATAGAAAAAGGAACTAACATTATCAAACTCATAACATTGGCACCTGAAAATGTGGATAAGAGATATATACGGATGTGTATTAACTCCGGAATTCGTATTTCAGCCGGACATTCTGATTCTACATATGAACAGGCAAGTGAGGCATTTAAAATCGGTGTGTCTTCAGTAACGCATATATTTAATGCTATGTCTCAACTGGGAAGTAGAGAACCAGGTCTCGTTGGGGCTGCTTTAGAAAACGATGATGTATGGGCGAGTGTTATCGTTGATGGTGTTCACGTACATTTTTCATCTGTAAAGATTTGTAAAAGGGTTAAGCCTTTGAATAAACTGTTTCTTATTACTGATGCAATGCCACCTGTCGGTAAACCTGAAGATACTTTCAAAGTCGGGGATTTAGAGATTTTCTGTAAAGAAGGGAAATGTATTACTAAAGATGGAATCCTTGCGGGCTCATCCCTGGATATGGCAACAGCTGTTCGCAATTGCGTTCAGAGGATTGGAATTCCAATTGATGAGGCACTTAGAATGGCCTCTACATATCCTGCAGAATTTCTAGGTATCAATAATTTACTTGGCAGAATTAAACCAAACTTTATTGCAAATCTGACAATTTTTGATAACCAATTGCATGTGCGTGGAACCGTTGTTAACGGGAAATACGAGGCCACAATACGGGTTAAAGCATAA
- a CDS encoding ROK family protein: MNYATKESKQKSQKTIEKFGNNNGKLYGGIEAGGTKFVCGIGTGPDDLKAESFPTTTPTETLNHAIEFFREYSDRQQLTAIGIASFGFLDLNTSSSTFGCITLTTKPGWSNTDILGIIRRALNVPVAIDTDVNGAALGEYRFGNAKDKDNFIYLTIGTGIGGGGMINGKLMHGLIHPEMGHIRIPHDREKDPYHGLCQYHNDCFEGLASGPAISKRWGKPAEELPDNHPAWELEAHYIALALTNYICILSPERIILGGGVMEKSVMLPLIREEVKKLLKDFLRKPEITENIDNYIVTPKLGKYAGVLGAIALTEEKVKTI, translated from the coding sequence ATGAACTACGCCACGAAGGAATCGAAGCAAAAGTCACAAAAGACTATAGAAAAATTTGGAAACAATAATGGGAAGCTATATGGAGGGATTGAGGCAGGAGGTACAAAATTTGTCTGTGGCATAGGCACAGGACCGGATGATCTGAAGGCCGAGAGCTTTCCAACTACAACGCCCACCGAGACATTAAACCATGCAATTGAATTCTTTAGAGAGTATTCAGATAGACAACAGCTCACAGCTATAGGTATTGCTTCTTTTGGATTTTTAGATCTAAACACATCCTCTTCGACTTTTGGCTGCATAACCTTAACAACTAAACCTGGATGGTCAAATACGGATATTTTGGGAATAATCCGGCGTGCATTAAATGTGCCGGTTGCAATTGATACAGATGTGAATGGAGCTGCACTGGGCGAATATCGCTTTGGTAACGCTAAAGATAAGGATAATTTTATCTACTTGACTATCGGCACAGGAATTGGTGGTGGAGGTATGATAAATGGCAAACTAATGCATGGATTAATTCATCCTGAAATGGGACATATCCGTATTCCACATGATAGAGAAAAGGATCCGTATCATGGTTTATGCCAATATCATAACGATTGTTTTGAAGGACTAGCCTCCGGACCAGCTATTTCTAAAAGATGGGGAAAACCTGCAGAGGAATTGCCTGACAATCATCCAGCCTGGGAATTGGAAGCACATTATATAGCACTTGCATTAACTAACTACATCTGCATATTATCGCCAGAACGCATTATTTTAGGTGGTGGAGTTATGGAAAAATCTGTAATGCTTCCACTAATACGAGAAGAAGTGAAAAAGCTATTGAAAGATTTTCTCAGGAAACCAGAGATTACAGAAAATATAGATAATTATATTGTTACGCCAAAATTAGGCAAATATGCCGGCGTCCTGGGAGCAATTGCACTAACTGAAGAAAAGGTAAAAACGATTTAA
- a CDS encoding GyrI-like domain-containing protein codes for MEPRIEILPEKNLIGKRMKMTFSNNKTGELWKSFMQRRKEIKNNLTTVLYSLQVYDKSFDFQKFDPYISFEKWAAVEVLNFEEIPYEMEFFIVPSGLYAVFVHKGAASTAPKTFEYIFRTWLPNSEYSLDNRPHFEILGEKYKNEDTSSEEEVWIPIKLRKKL; via the coding sequence ATGGAGCCAAGAATTGAAATATTACCTGAAAAAAATTTAATAGGTAAGAGAATGAAAATGACATTCTCGAACAATAAAACAGGAGAATTATGGAAATCATTTATGCAAAGACGAAAAGAAATTAAAAATAATCTAACTACAGTGTTATATTCGCTGCAAGTGTATGACAAATCATTTGATTTTCAAAAATTTGATCCATATATATCTTTTGAGAAGTGGGCTGCAGTCGAAGTTTTAAATTTTGAGGAGATTCCGTATGAAATGGAATTCTTTATAGTGCCAAGTGGTCTTTATGCGGTTTTTGTTCATAAGGGAGCTGCCAGCACTGCTCCAAAAACATTCGAGTACATTTTTAGAACTTGGTTGCCAAATTCTGAATACTCATTGGACAATAGGCCCCACTTTGAAATATTGGGAGAGAAATACAAAAATGAAGACACCAGTTCAGAAGAAGAAGTATGGATTCCAATTAAGCTAAGAAAGAAACTTTAG
- a CDS encoding C45 family autoproteolytic acyltransferase/hydolase — protein sequence MKLTTAHYLNHSGTNYEIGQHLGRWILATPEAARRLQAPPGIFPVRTQEKIAAMFEMFDQYCPGVNKEIKGFADTVGVDPVQVLFYSISFFAHGCNVMALRSEKNLEGHTILAYTYDFTDILEEMCLATTSVTGKYSHIGSQCNIFGRANGVNEHGLALCQSSNGIPVTPIEGLGLDPQLTGLNFWCVIRALLENCKNISEALEYLEKIPISYNMNLMMGDASGDIALFENLHGFKAYKIITASDPEGFLCASNHAVLPEMLARENGRWKGSIKRFGVIRNTFTAKQKISREDIRQLISTSYPQGLCTHFYDPQNMFGMLYGGIFDIEEKAIDITFGTPQHNPWRKFDVGVKDKDQVFKVSLPYEQPPKDFFEMTEEIV from the coding sequence ATGAAATTAACGACCGCACATTATCTGAACCATTCAGGTACAAATTACGAAATTGGACAGCATCTAGGGAGATGGATTTTAGCGACGCCAGAAGCAGCAAGGAGACTGCAAGCGCCGCCAGGTATATTTCCCGTTAGAACACAGGAAAAAATCGCCGCAATGTTTGAAATGTTTGATCAGTATTGTCCCGGTGTCAATAAAGAGATAAAGGGTTTTGCCGATACGGTCGGCGTTGACCCGGTACAGGTGTTGTTTTATTCCATAAGCTTCTTTGCGCACGGATGTAATGTGATGGCGCTGAGGTCAGAGAAAAACCTGGAAGGACATACTATTCTGGCTTATACCTACGATTTTACCGATATATTGGAGGAGATGTGCCTGGCGACTACTTCCGTTACCGGTAAATATAGCCATATCGGTTCTCAGTGCAATATATTCGGGCGGGCCAATGGCGTGAATGAACATGGATTAGCTCTCTGTCAATCGTCCAATGGTATACCCGTAACGCCTATTGAAGGTTTAGGGTTGGATCCTCAACTTACTGGCCTGAATTTCTGGTGCGTTATCCGTGCTTTGCTGGAAAACTGTAAAAATATCTCCGAAGCTTTGGAATACCTGGAAAAGATACCTATTTCCTATAATATGAATTTGATGATGGGAGATGCATCCGGTGACATTGCACTATTTGAGAATCTCCACGGATTTAAGGCATATAAGATTATAACTGCCTCAGATCCCGAGGGATTTCTCTGTGCCAGTAATCATGCCGTTTTACCCGAAATGTTAGCACGGGAAAATGGTCGCTGGAAGGGTTCGATAAAACGTTTTGGGGTAATCCGGAACACTTTTACTGCCAAACAGAAAATCTCCAGGGAAGATATCAGGCAACTGATTTCAACCAGCTATCCCCAAGGCTTGTGCACCCACTTTTATGATCCGCAGAATATGTTTGGAATGTTATATGGAGGCATCTTTGACATCGAGGAAAAGGCCATAGACATTACTTTTGGCACGCCACAGCATAATCCGTGGAGAAAGTTTGACGTGGGAGTAAAGGATAAAGATCAGGTTTTCAAGGTTTCCTTACCTTATGAGCAACCGCCAAAGGACTTTTTTGAGATGACGGAAGAGATCGTCTGA